In Cyclopterus lumpus isolate fCycLum1 chromosome 13, fCycLum1.pri, whole genome shotgun sequence, the genomic window AAGTAGGAAACGGGACTCCTCCCCGCAGAACGATGAGTTGCCGTCCAGCTCAGAAGACATTGGTGTTGTCgatggaggagggaagaggaaacagacagaagatggggaaagcccaCCCTGGAAAAGAAGCAGGAAACCGGGCCCCTTCCCGTGGAGCGGTGAGTTGTTcagctcagaggacactggtaagcTTTATGCCGATATTTTAACCATTATTCTGCtataaatgatttaagagacattgaatgattgtcttgtctTTTAGTTTGAGGGACTCTTTGTCCTCGCTCGTGTTGTGAATGCCGGTAAATTCATGTcgtgatgttttttctcccatctctagaaagcagaaacacaccCGAGGCGGCTCTGAGCGAGGGAAGCGCTAAGAGGAAGGCGGTCGACGATGAAGGACCGGTTGAGAAGAAGTACAGGCTTCTAGACGAGTCAGACGTGTTTAAGGCCAAGTACCAGCAGCTGAAGAAACTTGGCCAAGGATCGTTTGGATGCGTGTTTGCTGGCTACCGCAGAGCGGATAATCTACCCGTAAGTGTTCCTCACATTttcttgcacacacatgcagacacacacatgcacagtacgGTCAGaaagtgtaaccaaaaagtcttgtttctATCTCTTAGGTCGCCATCAAGCATATCGACAGGAAACACCATCTCACCCTTTACCAAGAAGATGATGGGTACAcgatccccatggaggtcgcTGTCCTAGAGCATCTACAGGCCAACTCAGAGCGGCATTCAGCACCAGTTGACCTACTGGACTGGTACGTTGAGGAACAGGggctgatcctggtgctggagagaccgTTGCCGGCCGTAGACCTCGCCAACTACATCCAAGGCAAAGGAGGCCACTTGATAGAAACGGAAGCCaaggtaagctgctgtagtcatctcagagtcacagccatgaaaacatgtccaagcatcatctctgatccctcaactctctctttttgtctttcagattataattaatcagctgctggatgcagccattgacctcaagcagaagcacattttccaccgTGACATTAAACCCGAAAATCTTCTTATTGAGACCTGCATGAAGTCGCCGCGAGTTCGCCTCATCGACTTCGGTTTGAGCTGCTTcgacggagacggagacaccTATAGCAACTTTTATGGTAAGAAGTCCAGCTtcactcctgctctttattaacattatttatcggtgacttttacattgaaacaaagctcctcctcctcctcactgtctctttattatgtctgtatattttaggttcTTTCGTCCCCCCAGAGTGGCACCGTCGGCAGGAATACGAAGCCGGACCCTCGACAGTATACCAGATCGGAGTGGTCCTGTTCGCCATGCTCCAAGGCGTGGAATCTAGCGGGCACCTGTCCTTTCAGAAGCTGAAGAACAGTTGGTGGCTTTCCGAATGTAAgagaaacatacacaaatatgtcGGCAGACACAAATCTATTCACGTTGTGATGGATCACAGGACCTcaccctttcttctctttctttctctccagattGCAAAGATTTCTACAAggcgtgcatgcatgtgaatccggatcagcggttcaccctggagcagatgaggaatcacccgtggctgagatagtatcacactacacccacacacacacaaacacacgcatacattgaaatgtccaagtgtccttgagcaagacactgaccctaaattgctcccgagggttgagccctctgtgttttaaattggaacatatgtgatatatgtgatatatatgatatatgtgatcttatgattaacataattaagaagtgtgtgacgaaagagaggtgtgacgaggaccaaactttaactttaacgtgatgcatgcatacggacccggatcagcggttccccctggagcagctgaggaatcacccgtagcttagatagtatcacacttaacaaacacctacatttaaatttaaacataaactacacaaacgtagatttaaatgtccaagtgtccttgagcaagacactgaacctaaattgctcccgagggttgagccctctgtgttttaaatgggaacatatgtgatatatgtgatatatatgatatatgtgatatatatcatatatgtgatctggtgccaccttgtgtgacagttattagttcaatcacttcacacaaacaaacgcctacatttaaatataaactacacacacatagatttaaatgtccaagtgtccttgagcaagacactgaccctaaattgctcccgagggttgagccctctgtgttttaaattggaacatatgtgatatatgtgatatatatgatatatgtgatcttatgattaacataattaagaagtgtgtgacgaaagagaggtgtgacgaggaccaaactttaactttaacgtgatgcatgcatacggacccggatcagcggttccccctggagcagctgaggaatcacccgtagcttagatagtatcacacttaacaaacacctacatttaaatttaaacataaactacacaaacgtagatttaaatgtccaagtgtcctggagcaagacactgaacctaaattgctcccgagggttgagccctctgtgttttaaattggaacatatgtgatatatgtgatatatatgatatatgtgatctggtggcaccttgtgtgacagttattagttcaatcacttcacacaaacaaacgcctacatttaaatataaactacacacacatagatttaaatgtccaagtgtcctggagcaagacactgaacctaaattgctcccgagggttgagccctctgtgttttaaattggaacatattggaacattcaagttaaacaccccaaaagaTAGATAAGGCCCCTAGTCAAGTTTTAGATCAGGAACTAGGGATTAAGAAGTGGTCCCGTTGGACCAGGAAAAGAGAcgtgtgacgaggaccaaactccAACTTTAACGTGAAGAGGtccaaacttttaatttaatgtgtcgaCGTCCGAAATTTAACTTTACGTGGCGAGGTCAAACTTTTAAATTAATGCGTCGAGATCcgaacttttaatttaatgtgtcgaGGTCCACACTTTTAACGTGGCGAGGTCCGAAATTTTAGTTTGCGTGACGaggtctgaacttttactttaacgtgacacatgcatacggacccggatcagcggttccccctggagcagctgaggaatcacccgtggcttagatagtatcacacttcacacaaacaaacatctacatttaaatttaaacataaactacacaaacgtagatttaaatgtccaagtgtccttgagcaagacactgaacctaaattgctccagAGGGTTGaaccctctgtgttttaaattggaacatatgtgatatatatgatatatgtgatatatatgatatatgtgatatatatgatatatgtgatatatatgatatatgtgatctggtggcaccttgtgtgacagttattagttcaatcacttcacacaaacaaacgcctacatttaaatataaactacacacacatagatttaaatgtccaagtgtcctcgagcaagacactgaacctaaattgcttcaagttaaacaccccaaaagaTAGATAAGGCCCCTAGTCAAGTTTTAGATCAGGAACTAGGGATTAAGAAGTGGTCCCGTTGGACCAGGAAAAAAGAcgtgtgacgaggaccaaactctaACTTTACGTGACGAGGtccaaacttttaatttaatgtgtcgaGATCCGAACTTTTACATtaatgtgacgaggtccgaacttttaaggtgacgaggtccgaacctttaattttactttaacgtgatgcatgcatacagacccggatcagcggttccccctggagcagctgaggaatcacccgtagctTAAATAGTATCACActttacacaaacaaacgcctacatttaaatttaaacataaactacacaaacgtagatttaaatgtccaagtgtccttgagcaagacactgaacctaaattgctcccgagggttgagccctctgtgttttaaattggaacatatgtgatatatgtgatatatatgatatatgtgatctggtgccaccttgtgtgacagttattagttcaatcacttcacacaaacaaacgcctacatttaaatataaactacacacacatagatttaaatgtccaagtgtcctggagcaagacactgaacctaaattgctcccgagggttgagccctctgtgttttaaattggaacatattggaacattcaagttaaacaccccaaaagaTAGATAAGGCCCCTAGTCAAGTTTTAGATCAGGAACTAGGGATTAAGAAGTTGTCCCGTTGGACCAGGAAAAAAGAcgtgtgacgaggaccaaactctaactttaacgtgacgaggtccgaacctTTAATTTTACTTTAACGCGATCCATGCATAcagacccggatcagcggttccccctggagcagctgaggaatcacccgtagctTAAATAGtatcacatacaaacaaacgcctacatttaaatttacacacacactacacacacgcctacatttaaatgtccaagtgtcctggagcaagacactgaacctaaattgctcccgagggttgagccctctgtgttttaaattggaacatatgtgatatatgtgatgtatatgatatatgtgatatatatgatatatgtgatctggtggcaccttgtgtgacagttattagttgAAACAAACacgtacatttaaatataaactacacacacatagatttaaatattgaagatttaaaaagtgtccttgagcaagacactgaacctaaaatGCTCcagagggttgagccctctgtgttttaaattggaacatattattattaacattaacataattaagatGTGTGTGACGAAACTTTAACGTAACGAGATccgaactttaactttaacgtgactttttatttacctacctacctcccgacagcccggagctgctgctgctgctacctacctacctagctatctaccgaccgactgaccggagctgctgctgcttctacctgcctgctgctgctacctagctacctagctatctaccaaccgactgaccggagctgctgctgcttctacctacctgctgctgctacctagctatctaccgaccgactgaccggagctgctgctgcttctacctacctgctgctacctacctacatacctagctatctaccaaccgactgaccggagctgctgctgcttctacctacctgctgctgctacctagctacctagctatctaccgatcgactgaccggagctgcagctgcttctacctgcctgctgctgctgctacctacttacctacctaccggagctgctgctacttctacctacctgctgctgctacctacctacctacctagctatctaccaaccgactgaccggagctgctgctgcttctacctacctgctgctgctacctagctacctagctaactacctaccggagctgctgctgcttctacctgcctgctgctgctgctacctacctacctacctacctagctatctaccaaccgactgaccggagctgctgctgcttctacctacctgctgctgctacctagctacctagctatctaccgaccggagctgctggtgcttctacctgcctgctgctgctacctacttacctacctaccggagctgctgctacttctacctgcctgctgctgctacctacttacctacctaccggagctgctgctacttctacctgcctgctgctgctacctacttacctaccggagctgctgctacttctacctacctgctgctacctacctacctacctagctatctaccaaccgactgaccggagctgctgctgcttatacctacctgctgctgctacctagctatctaccgaccgactgaccggagctgctgctgcttatacctacctgctgctgctacctagctatctaccaaccgactgaccggagctgctgctgcttatacctacctgctgctgctacctagttacctagctatctaccgaccgactgaccggagctgctgctgcttatacctacctgctgctgctacctagctacctacctgcctactgctgcttctacctacctgctgctcctATCTACGtacgtacctacctacctgcctgctgctgctacctacctaccggagctgctgctgcttctacatacctgctgctgctacctacctaactactggagctgctgctagttctacctacctgctgctgctacctacctacctacctacctaccgacagactgaccgaccaaccggagttgctgctgctacctatctaataGAGGtattgctgcttctacctaccctctgctgttacctagctacctacctaccgaccgaccgaccggagctgctgctgcttctacctacctgctgctgctacctacctacctaccgacagattgaccgaccaaccagagttgctgctgctacctatctaacggagctgctgctgcttcaacctgcctgctgctgctacctacctacctagctatctaccgaccgactgaccggagctgctgctgcttctacctgcctgctgctgctacctacctagctacctagctatctaccaaccaactgaccggagctgctgctgctgctacctacctagctacctagctatctaccaaccgactgaccggagctgctgctgcttctacctacctgctgctgctacctagctacctagctatctaccgatcgactgaccggagctgcagctgcttctacctgcctgctgctgctacctagctacctacctaccggagctgctgctgcttctacctgcctgctgctgctgctacctacttacctacctaccggagctgctgctacttctacctacctgctgctgctacctacctacctacctagctatctaccaaccgactgaccggagctgctgctgcttctacctacctgctgctgctacctaacTACCTaactatctaccgaccgactgaccggagctgcagctgcttctacctgcctgctgctgctacctagctacctacctaccggagctgctgctacttctacctgccagctgctgctacctacttacctaccggagctgctgctacttctacctacctgctgctacctacctacctacctagctatctaccaaccgactgaccggagctgctgctgcttatacctacctgctgctgctacctagctatctaccgaccgactgaccggagctgctgctgctaatacctacctgctgctgctacctagctatctaccgaccgactgaccggagctgctgctgcttatacctacctgctgctgctacctagctacctagctatctaccgaccgactgaccggagctgctgctgcttatacctacctgctgctgctacctagctacctacctgcctactgctgcttctacctacctgctgctcctATCTACGTACggacctacctacctgcctgctgctgctacctacctaccggagctgctgctgcttctacatacctgctgctgctacctacctaactactggagctgctgctagttctacctacctgctgctgctacctacctacctactggagctgctgctagttctacctacctgctgctgctacctaccgacagactcaccgaccgaccggagttgctgctgctacctatctaatagagctattgctgcttctacctaccctcTGCTCTTACcttgctacctacctaccgaccgaccggagctgctgctgcttctacctacctgctgctgctacctacctacctacctacctaccgacagattgaccgaccgaccagagttgctgctgctacctatctaccggagctgctgctacttctacctacctgctgctgctacctacctacctagctatctaccgaccgactgaccggagctgctgctgcttctacctgcctgctgctgctacctacctagctacctagctatctaccaaccaactgaccggagctgctgctgctgctacctacctagctacctaccaaccgactgaccggagctgctgctgcttctacctgcctgctgctgctacctacctacctaccgacagattgACTGACCAAccagagttgctgctgctacctatctaccggagctgctgctgcttcaacctgcctgctgctgctacctacctacctagctatctaccgaccgactgaccggagctgctgctgcttctacctgcctgctgctgctacctacctagctacctatctatctaccaaccaactgaccggagctgctgctgctgctacctacctagctacctagctatctaccaactgtctgaccggagctgctgctgcttctacctacctgctgctgctacctagctacctagctatctaccgatcgactgaccggagctgcagctgcttctacatacctgctgctgctacctacctaactactggagctgctgctagttctacctacctgctgctgctacctaccgacagactgaccgaccgaccggagttgctgctgctacctatctaatagagctattgctgcttctacctaccctcTGCTCTTACcttgctacctacctaccgaccgaccgaccggagctgctgctgcttctacctacctgctgctgctacctacctacctacctaccggagctgctgctgcttctacctgcctgctgctgctacctacttacctacctaccggagctgctgctacttctacctgcctgctgctgctacctacttacctaccggagctgctgctacttctacctacctgctgctacctacctacctacctagctatctaccaaccgactgaccggagctgctgctgcttataccgacctgctgctgctacctagctatctaccgaccgactgaccggagctgctgctgcttatacctacctgctgctgctacctagctatctaccaaccgactgaccagagctgctgctgcttatacctacctgctgctgctacctagttacctagctatctaccgaccgactgaccggagctgctgctgcttatacctacctgctgctgctacctagctacctacctgcctactgctgcttctacctacctgctgctcctATCTACGtacgtacctacctacctgcctgctgctgctacctacctaccggagatgctgctgcttctacatacctgctgctgctacctacctaactactggagctgctgctagttctacctacctgctgcagctacctacctacctactggagctgctgctagttctacctacctgctgctgctacctaccgacagactgaccgaccgaccggagttgctgctgctacctatctaatagagctattgctgcttctacctaccctcTGCTCTTACCTTGCatcctacctaccgaccgaccgaccggagctgctgctgcttctacctacctgctgctgctacctacctacctacctacctaccgacagattgaccgaccgaccagagttgctgctgctacctatctaccggagctgctgctggttcaacctgcctgctgctgctacctacctacctagctatctaccgaccgactgaccggagctgctgctgcttctacctgcctgctgctgctacctacctagctatctaccaaccaactgaccggagctgctgctgctgctacctacctagctacctaccaatcgactgaccggagctgctgctgcttctacctacctgctgctgctacctcgctacctagctatctaccaaccgactgaccggagctgcagctgcttctacctgcctgctgctgctacctagctacctacctaccggagctgctgctgcttctacctgcctgctgctgctgctacctacatacctaactaccggagctgctgctacttctacctacctgctgctgctacctacctacctacctagctatctaccaaccgactgaccggagctgctgctgcttctacctacctgctgctgctacctagctacttagctatctaccgaccgactgaccggagctgcagctgcttctacctgcctgctgctgctacctagctacctacctaccggagctgctgctgcttctacctgcctgctgctgctacctacttacctacctaccggagctgctgctacttctacctgcctgctgctgctacctacttacctaccggagctgctgctacttcaacctacctgctgctacctacctacctacctagctatctaccaaccgactgaccggagctgctgctgcttataccgacctgctgctgctacctagctatctaccgaccgactgaacggagctgctgctgcttatacctacctgctgctgctacctagctatctaccaaccgtctgaccggagctgctgctgcttctacctacctgctgctgctacctagctacctagctatctaccgatcgactgaccggagctgcagctgcttctacatacctgctgctgctacctacctaactactggagctgctgctagttctacctacctgctgctgctgctacctaccgacagactgaccgaccgaccggagttgctgaTGCTACCTATCTAATAgagctattgctgcttctacctaccctcTGCTCTTACcttgctacctacctaccgaccgaccgaccggagctgctgctgcttctacctacctgctgctgctacctacctacctacctaacggagctgctgctgcttctacctgcctgctgctgctacctacttacctacctaccggagctgctgctacttctacctgcctgctgctgctacctacttacctaccggagctgctgctacttctacctacctgctgctacctacctacctacctagctatctaccaaccgactgaccggagctgctgctgcttctacctgcctgctgctgctacctaactacctacctaccggagctgcctagctatctaccgaccgactgaccggagctgctcctacttctacctgcctgctgctgctacctacctacctagctatctaccgaccgactgaccggagctgctgctgcttctacctacctgctgctgctacctaccggagctgctgctgctacctaccggagctgctgctgcttctacatacctgctgctgctacctagttacctagctatctaccgaccgactgaccggagctgcagctgcttctacctgcctgctgctgctacctacctacctacctaccggagctgctgctgcttctacctgcctgctgctgctacctacctacctacctagctatctaccaaccgactgaccggagctgctgctgcttctacctgcctgctgctgctacctacctacctacctagctatctaccgaccgactgaccggagc contains:
- the LOC117741676 gene encoding serine/threonine-protein kinase pim-2-like, giving the protein MGKVFGKLFTAVEKEKELPSNSEDIGVVAGGGKRKRTEDGESLPRKRSRKRDSSPQNDELPSSSEDIGVVDGGGKRKQTEDGESPPWKRSRKPGPFPWSGELFSSEDTESRNTPEAALSEGSAKRKAVDDEGPVEKKYRLLDESDVFKAKYQQLKKLGQGSFGCVFAGYRRADNLPVAIKHIDRKHHLTLYQEDDGYTIPMEVAVLEHLQANSERHSAPVDLLDWYVEEQGLILVLERPLPAVDLANYIQGKGGHLIETEAKIIINQLLDAAIDLKQKHIFHRDIKPENLLIETCMKSPRVRLIDFGLSCFDGDGDTYSNFYGSFVPPEWHRRQEYEAGPSTVYQIGVVLFAMLQGVESSGHLSFQKLKNSWWLSEYCKDFYKACMHVNPDQRFTLEQMRNHPWLR